In Hippoglossus stenolepis isolate QCI-W04-F060 chromosome 13, HSTE1.2, whole genome shotgun sequence, a single genomic region encodes these proteins:
- the sept10 gene encoding septin 10, with amino-acid sequence MASSDVARQPDKGVRPLSLDGHVGFDSLPDQLVNKSICQGFCFNILCIGETGIGKSTLMDTLFNTNFENFESSHFEPQVKLRAQTYDLQESNVRLRLTVVNSVGFGDQMNKQESYQPVVDYIDRQFESYLQEELKIKRSLHNYHDSRVHACLYFISPSGHSLKSLDLVTMKKLDSKVNIIPVIAKADTISKSELHKFKIKIMSELVSNGVQIYQFPLDDETVAKVNTTMNGHLPFAVVGSTEEVSVGNKMVKARQYPWGVVQVENENHCDFVKLREMLICVNMEDLREQTHTRHYELYRRCKLEEMGFKDTDPECKPVSLQQTYEAKRQEFLVELQRREDEMRQMFVQRVKEKEGELKEAERDLQSRFEQLKRLHADEKAALEEKKRHLEDDQSSFSKRRAAAHLLQAQSLTVNGKKDKDRKNSGFM; translated from the exons ATGGCTTCCTCGGATGTTGCCCGGCAGCCG GATAAAGGAGTCCGACCCCTGTCCCTGGACGGCCATGTGGGTTTTGACAGCCTTCCAGATCAGCTTGTCAACAAGTCCATCTGCCAGGGCTTCTGCTTCAATATTCTCTGCATCG GTGAGACCGGTATTGGAAAGTCCACTCTAATGGATACTCTATTCAATACCAACTTTGAGAACTTTGAGTCGTCCCACTTTGAGCCTCAGGTGAAGCTGAGGGCTCAGACCTACGACCTGCAGGAGAGTAATGTCAGACTGCGCCTCACTGTGGTCAACTCCGTTGGCTTCGGAGACCAGATGAACAAGCAAGAGAG CTATCAGCCGGTGGTGGACTACATCGACAGACAGTTTGAGAGCTATCTGCAGGAGGAGCTAAAGATCAAGCGCTCTCTGCACAACTACCATGACTCGCGAGTCCATGCCTGCCTTTACTTCATCTCCCCCTCAGGTCATTCCCTCAAATCTCTGGACCTGGTCACAATGAAGAAATTAGACAGCAAG GTGAACATCATCCCTGTGATCGCCAAAGCTGACACCATCAGTAAGAGCGAGCTGCATAAGTTCAAGATCAAGATCATGAGTGAGCTGGTGAGCAACGGCGTCCAGATCTACCAGTTCCCTCTGGATGATGAGACTGTGGCCAAAGTCAACACTACTATGAAT GGTCATTTGCCATTTGCTGTTGTCGGCAGCACAGAGGAAGTCAGCGTTGGCAATAAGATGGTGAAGGCTCGTCAGTATCCCTGGGGTGTAGTACAAG tggagaACGAGAATCACTGCGACTTTGTGAAGCTGAGGGAGATGCTGATCTGTGTAAACATGGAGGACCTcagagaacagacacacactagaCACTACGAGCTCTACAGACGCTGCAAACTGGAGGAAATGGGCTTCAAAGACACAGACCCAGAGTGCAAACCTGTCAG TTTGCAACAGACTTACGAGGCCAAGCGACAGGAGTTcctggtggagctgcagaggagagaggatgaaatGAGGCAGATGTTTGTGCAGCgggtgaaggagaaggagggcgAGCTGAAGGAGGCTGAGAGAGAt cttCAGAGCCGCTTTGAGCAGCTGAAGCGCCTCCACGCAGATGAGAAAGCCGCcttggaggagaagaagagacacCTCGAGGACGACCAGAGCTCCTTCAGTAAGAGACGAGCTGCCGCTCACCTCCTGCAGGCCCAGAGTCTCACTGTCAACGGCAAGAAGGACAAGGACCGCAAGAA TTCTGGCTTCATGTGA